A stretch of DNA from Globicephala melas chromosome 4, mGloMel1.2, whole genome shotgun sequence:
GAAGGTGTCCTGTGGAAAGTGCTCTGTCAGAGTGAAACGCTGGACAGAAGCAGCCGTGTCACCCTCCCTGGGGGAACATCGAAGGCGGGACTCAGTCACCATCTACTACAAGAGTGACGGGAGACAGGTGGGCCTCGGCCTGCTCGAGCCATCGGGCGCTAGGGCGCAGGGCTGATGGGGTCCTTGGACACAGGAGTGCTGGGCAGGGACTTCAGGTACTCCAGGTGCCTCCTGGCGTCCTCCTGGTTCTGGCGCACGTAGTACACGACGTAGGCGATCACCATGGCGAACCAGCCGAACATGGTGAGCAGCATGGCCACATCGGTGGTCTTGTGGTGGACGCTGCAGAAGCTGACGCCAGAGTCGAGGGCCTGGATGAGCGGCTTCCCCACGTACTCCTCCTGCACCGCGGTGTGGCAGGCGATCTCGTCCACCGAGTCAGGGTCCAGCTTCAGCTCCCACAGGGCCTCCTGCAGGGCGCACTCGCAGTGCAGGGGGTTGTGGGACAGGCGTATCTTGGCGCTGAGCTTGCCCAGCGCGTCCTTAGGAATCCTGCGGATGTGATTGTGAGACAGGTCCAGCAGCCGCAGGCCCCCGGCCAGGCCCGAGAAGGCGGCGGGGCCGATGGTCTCGATGGCGTTCTGAGACAAGTCCAGCTCTCTCAGCTGGTTCAGGTGCTGGAAGGCTCCGTTGGGGATGCGGGCGATCTTGTTGGCATCAAGCTTCAGGAGCACAGCGTCAGTGGGGATGTCCTTGGGGATCTCCTGCAGGCCCCTCCCACTGCAATGGACGGCCACGGCCCCGGCATGGTCAGGGCACTGGCAGCTCTGCGGGCAAGAGGCACCCAACCGCAGGCAGAAGAGAAGCAGGAGGCAAGAGCCTCCCGTGGGGACCGGCAGGGAGGACGGGCCCTGTCTGCCCATGGGGCCCATCCTGACCACCTGCGGACAGATGGCACGCTGCTCTCAGTGCTGCGGTCTACACGCTTCCCCGCTCCCCGGTGCCGCTGCGGAAGGGACCATCCCACACAGACAGAAACTCTGCTTCCTCACGTGCCAGGAAGAACGGTGTTCTCTTTCGGTCCTAAAAGAGAGGAGCAGTCAGCGTCACCGGCGGTGGCCTGGCTGGGGACCCGGGGGCACACTTTGACTTTGGGGGAGATATCACAGCCAAACGGACACACTTGACCGGGGGGGGGGTCTCTGTGACTTACTCCTGGATATTCCCACTGCCACCCAGAAGAGTAAGGCTGTGCTGACTGCTGGCTGGGGGTTGTGCCCAGCAAAGCCGACCGAGAACACTGCCACCCTGCCCTGGACACACCCACTGCACACCTTGGGGGTCAGGGGCTTGGACAGCACGGGGTGATGGGAGTCCACCCCTCCTAGCTACTCAGGGCTGGAAAGCAGGAAGACTGGGCTGCAGGGTTTTCATAAGAAACTGGAATGCAAGGGCGACCGCCGGCCACCGCTGGGAGCCGAGCCGGCACCCTCATCCCCGCGGGGCTAGGCTGCTGTCAGAAGCTCAGCGCTTTGCTAATTGTGACAATCCCTTTGACAATTATAACATTAAAGCTCTTCTCTGTCGGCCCTAATGGGAACAGCCACCCGCACCGGCATCGCGGTCGGCGCCTTTTATTTCAATTATGTTTGAAAAAGGGAAAcgagaaaagagaaaagccaaGCCCTGGGCGCGCGGCCCGCGCTGGGCGTGGAGTGGCGGGGCCGCGCGGGGCCTGGGCGGGCGGGGCTCGGGCCCCAGGGGGACCCCAGACCTCGGACCTCGGGATCCCCAGGCTCCGGACCCTAAGGACCCCCGGGACTCCCGGCTGGGGGATGGACGGGGGCGGGGGTGTCCACGCTCCGGGATGAGACGGGAGCTTTACCTGCGCGGCCGCGTCCGGAGGCTGCTGTGCATGAGGCTCTCTGCCGCTTGGAGTCCGAGCCGGCGCCACGCCTGGAGGGCGGCGGCGACCCGAAGGCCTACGCCCAAGTCCGCGGCCGCTGGGTACACACGCGGCTCGGCCTGCGCTcccggggcggggcctgggcggaGTCTGGGGCGGAGCTGTGGGGCGGGGCGGAGTCCGGAGCGGGGCGGGGCCTGAACGACAGCAGGACCTGAGAATTAGGGGCGGGGCATGGGCGGAGCTTGTATGGCAGGACGCGGCCAGGACATCGCGGGGCCTAAAGATGGGCCGTGGGGCCAGGGCGAGGTCTGGCCGGAGTCTTGAGTGGGGCGGGGCCTGGacgatggggggagggggtcctGAGGACGAAGGGTGTGGCCTTGGGCGGGGCCTACacggggcggggcctgggagcCTAGCTTGTGGGAAGGCGTGAGTCGGGCCTGGGATCAGGATTTTAGACAGGAGTGTGTCTCCTGAGCTGTGGGCGGGGTCGTGGGGGGACCCCCCCCCGAGCCCCGCCCCTGCCCGtgtccagccccacccctggctcTGGCTCCAGGATgtgggaggcgggggcggggaagTTGGAGACCCTCGGGTCAGCGCGAAACCCCAGAGCGTCTGTCTCAGGTATGGTGCCAGTGGCTGCCAAAGCGTTAATGGAGTTAGGTCTCCGCCCACCTGGGTCtcttcctgcccaccctccatatccccacccccactcctccaCCTCGTGTCTTAGGGTCCATGCATGGGCGTCCAAGGCGCGTAGGCAATGTGGGGATTGAGCCAACCTTAGggtttttataacagctttactgTGGTGTAATTGATATACAGTAAACCACATATTCAAATTTGATACATTTTGACATTTGTATACAcccgtgaaaccatcaccaccttAAAGTATTGATAGTAAATACCCCAGAGTTTCCCGTTTGCAATCCATCCCCTCTGATCCCCATCACCAGGCAAGCACTC
This window harbors:
- the LRRC3 gene encoding leucine-rich repeat-containing protein 3, translating into MGPMGRQGPSSLPVPTGGSCLLLLFCLRLGASCPQSCQCPDHAGAVAVHCSGRGLQEIPKDIPTDAVLLKLDANKIARIPNGAFQHLNQLRELDLSQNAIETIGPAAFSGLAGGLRLLDLSHNHIRRIPKDALGKLSAKIRLSHNPLHCECALQEALWELKLDPDSVDEIACHTAVQEEYVGKPLIQALDSGVSFCSVHHKTTDVAMLLTMFGWFAMVIAYVVYYVRQNQEDARRHLEYLKSLPSTPVSKDPISPAP